Proteins encoded together in one Nitrospirota bacterium window:
- a CDS encoding DUF5132 domain-containing protein yields MEVIIGSVAGLVVGAVATKVLTGVASSVGTVVWAAAKEVVKGGLVVQEAVTDMCSGGGSYFSDLVAEAKAELAAPQTGATVPAKAHAAH; encoded by the coding sequence ATGGAAGTTATTATCGGCAGCGTAGCCGGTTTGGTAGTCGGTGCAGTCGCGACGAAGGTGCTCACGGGTGTTGCGTCAAGCGTAGGAACCGTGGTGTGGGCTGCGGCAAAAGAAGTGGTCAAGGGCGGGCTGGTTGTCCAGGAAGCTGTGACCGATATGTGCTCCGGAGGGGGTAGCTACTTCAGCGATTTAGTTGCCGAAGCCAAAGCTGAACTGGCTGCGCCTCAGACTGGAGCAACCGTGCCGGCTAAGGCGCATGCGGCTCATTAA
- a CDS encoding DUF5132 domain-containing protein, whose amino-acid sequence MAREKKKTGDQGRPRVIVKRDESGAEAVQKKPDHPPTLHQDTGSLAEDVDATKATSTSAERIVSGIAAAFRPIAKELIKGGIVLADNVAELASETGEKFKDLLAEAKSELETSKSQAQETEKTDGKDGS is encoded by the coding sequence ATGGCCAGGGAAAAGAAAAAGACCGGAGATCAGGGCAGGCCCAGGGTGATTGTGAAGCGAGACGAATCAGGTGCTGAGGCTGTCCAGAAGAAACCTGATCATCCCCCTACTCTCCATCAGGACACCGGCAGCCTTGCTGAAGACGTTGACGCGACGAAGGCGACTTCCACGTCAGCGGAACGCATCGTATCAGGGATTGCGGCCGCTTTCCGTCCTATTGCCAAAGAACTGATCAAGGGGGGAATCGTTCTGGCTGACAACGTCGCTGAACTTGCCTCTGAGACGGGTGAGAAGTTTAAGGATCTTCTCGCCGAGGCAAAGTCCGAGTTGGAGACGTCGAAGTCTCAGGCACAGGAGACGGAGAAGACTGATGGCAAGGACGGCAGTTAA
- a CDS encoding ATP-binding protein: protein MRYIRRQLEEQVLQAVKGFPAVVLTGPRRAGKTLLLRRLFPKASYFLLEDPDMVARLRADPQGFLDAVPTPAILDEVQNVPEVFAFVRSRIDRRPRRMGQWLLTGSQESPLMRGVTESMAGRAAVLQLLPLSWRETPKVSLWRGGYPEVVARLSGARLWFSSYLQTYLERDVRGVTAVKNLALFRRFLALLASRHGQVLNKTDLAAPLGVSVPTIAQWLGILETTAQILIVPPFYENLGKRLIKSPKIYVADAGLACHLLGIDTVGELARSPFRGALFEGFIAAEIAKAQVNAGGRRELYYFRDEQGLEVDFLVPGRAGAVALVECKAGHTVTPAMAAPMQRLAEALKRNRAKAAGTKMFLVHQSPQAGTPTAAVAPGVRALPWQEFLEEL, encoded by the coding sequence ATGCGCTATATCAGACGCCAACTGGAAGAGCAGGTGTTGCAGGCGGTGAAAGGTTTTCCGGCCGTGGTGCTGACCGGGCCGCGCCGTGCCGGCAAGACGTTGCTGCTGCGGCGGCTGTTTCCCAAGGCGAGCTACTTTCTGCTCGAAGACCCCGACATGGTGGCGCGGCTCCGGGCCGATCCGCAGGGATTCCTCGACGCCGTGCCGACGCCCGCGATCCTCGACGAGGTGCAGAATGTGCCGGAGGTATTCGCGTTCGTGCGCTCGCGAATTGATCGCCGGCCGCGGCGCATGGGACAGTGGCTGTTGACCGGTTCGCAGGAATCGCCGCTGATGCGGGGTGTGACGGAATCCATGGCGGGCCGGGCGGCGGTGCTACAATTGCTCCCGCTGTCGTGGCGTGAGACGCCGAAGGTCAGCCTGTGGCGCGGCGGGTATCCCGAGGTGGTGGCACGTCTGAGCGGGGCGCGCTTGTGGTTCAGTTCATATTTGCAGACGTACCTGGAACGGGATGTCCGGGGCGTGACGGCAGTGAAGAACCTCGCGCTGTTCCGCCGGTTCCTCGCGTTACTGGCCAGCCGGCATGGGCAGGTGTTGAACAAGACCGATCTGGCTGCGCCGTTGGGTGTGAGTGTGCCGACCATTGCCCAGTGGCTCGGCATACTGGAGACAACCGCGCAAATCCTGATCGTGCCGCCGTTTTACGAGAACCTCGGCAAACGCCTGATCAAGTCGCCCAAGATATATGTCGCCGATGCCGGTCTCGCGTGTCATTTGCTGGGCATTGATACGGTGGGAGAATTGGCTCGATCGCCGTTTCGCGGCGCGTTGTTTGAAGGTTTCATCGCGGCGGAGATCGCCAAAGCTCAGGTGAACGCGGGCGGCCGGCGCGAGCTGTACTATTTTCGCGACGAGCAGGGCTTGGAAGTGGATTTTCTCGTGCCCGGACGCGCCGGAGCTGTGGCGCTGGTGGAGTGCAAGGCCGGACACACGGTGACGCCCGCCATGGCCGCGCCGATGCAACGGCTGGCCGAGGCGCTAAAACGGAATCGCGCAAAGGCTGCCGGCACGAAGATGTTCCTTGTCCATCAATCACCGCAGGCGGGAACACCGACAGCGGCTGTCGCTCCCGGCGTGCGGGCGCTGCCATGGCAGGAGTTTCTCGAAGAGCTGTGA
- a CDS encoding TolC family protein, whose product MNIQFRHGRKETRRCILPWAMAPALMIAIAWPGLIIDAPALAANQIETESWIDNILGRSGFKRGQAPEPTMKPAPRPSFPKVLRLTLDDAMALFLKQNLDLIIASYGIDAAKGRQITARLYPNPTLSVSTLSAYTQGCNFDKCGAVAPSLTQLFEVAGRRGYRMEAAALDTMSIEAKFEDAVRQLGFTLKETYFRVQRQRGHLAVDQEVQSVLIKLLHGFIGEGKKAGQDLDRVRLGLLAVNADSEVLRDMQRIEEASGDLRMMLQIPPDVELELDTNLAYRPAEPNFAKLLEYALANRPDIRSKRLTRDKRKTELQLAKAIRIPNVTTNLGYSVQGPQGPDNQQQWALGLSVPLPVFNRNQGGIVEAEVAVSSIDAEIEKTEIQIQNEVAVAYRKFLHGRKLVEATNGAMAQASTLLGAAQQAFVKKEIGIVDLENTYRSYADTEENHLEAIFGYQQNWLRLEWAAGRDITF is encoded by the coding sequence ATGAACATTCAGTTCAGGCATGGGCGTAAGGAGACCAGACGCTGCATCCTCCCGTGGGCGATGGCCCCCGCGCTCATGATCGCCATTGCATGGCCAGGGTTGATCATAGATGCTCCGGCGCTGGCGGCGAACCAGATAGAAACGGAATCCTGGATCGATAATATTCTTGGGAGGTCTGGGTTCAAGCGCGGTCAGGCGCCGGAACCGACGATGAAGCCGGCGCCGCGTCCTTCCTTCCCGAAGGTCTTGCGGCTCACGCTGGATGACGCGATGGCGCTATTCCTGAAGCAAAACCTCGATCTCATCATCGCAAGTTACGGAATCGATGCCGCGAAGGGCCGGCAGATCACCGCGCGGCTATATCCGAATCCAACTCTATCGGTCAGTACTCTTAGCGCCTATACGCAGGGGTGCAACTTTGACAAGTGCGGTGCGGTGGCTCCGTCGCTGACCCAACTGTTCGAGGTTGCGGGGAGACGGGGATACCGGATGGAGGCTGCCGCATTGGATACCATGTCCATCGAAGCGAAGTTTGAAGACGCGGTGCGGCAGTTGGGGTTCACGCTCAAGGAGACGTATTTCCGGGTGCAACGGCAGCGAGGGCACCTTGCGGTGGACCAAGAGGTCCAAAGCGTTCTTATCAAGTTACTGCACGGCTTCATCGGCGAGGGGAAAAAGGCCGGTCAGGATCTCGATCGCGTCCGGCTGGGCCTGCTGGCCGTGAATGCCGACTCCGAGGTGCTCCGAGATATGCAGAGGATCGAAGAGGCATCGGGAGATTTGCGGATGATGTTGCAAATTCCGCCGGACGTGGAACTGGAACTCGACACGAATCTTGCGTATCGTCCGGCGGAACCGAACTTTGCAAAGTTGCTGGAGTATGCTCTGGCGAATCGGCCGGACATCCGGTCTAAAAGGCTGACCCGTGACAAGCGAAAGACTGAGTTACAGCTTGCCAAGGCGATCCGGATTCCCAACGTGACAACCAATCTCGGCTATTCGGTGCAGGGACCGCAGGGCCCCGATAACCAGCAACAGTGGGCCTTGGGTCTTTCCGTGCCGTTGCCCGTCTTTAACCGGAATCAGGGTGGGATCGTCGAGGCTGAAGTCGCAGTCAGTTCGATTGACGCGGAGATCGAGAAGACGGAGATCCAGATTCAGAACGAGGTCGCTGTCGCCTACCGGAAGTTCTTGCATGGGCGGAAACTTGTTGAGGCCACGAACGGAGCCATGGCGCAGGCGTCAACCCTGTTGGGCGCGGCGCAGCAGGCGTTCGTCAAGAAAGAGATCGGAATTGTGGATCTAGAGAATACATACCGCTCCTATGCCGACACGGAGGAAAACCATCTGGAAGCGATATTCGGTTATCAGCAGAATTGGCTGCGGCTCGAGTGGGCGGCCGGACGTGATATCACGTTCTAG
- a CDS encoding haloacid dehalogenase-like hydrolase produces MKTMRTQHLIVAALVCALALTTTIAHAADALPSWNDGAVKQSVVEFVAKVTKEGGQDFVPPAERIAVFDNDGTLWAEQPLPVQLYFALDRVKALAPQHPEWKTKEPFASLLKGDLKTALTGGDHALLELLMATHAGNTTAEFEQIVKDWIATAKHPKTGRLYTEMVYQPMLELLAYLRANGFKNYIVSGGGIEFMRPWTEKVYGIPPEQVIGSSIKTKFELRDGKPVLVRLPQLNFNDDKAGKPVAINQHIGRRPIAAFGNSVGDQQMLEYTQGGSGARFELLVLHDDAAREFPYGPARGLPNVKLGAFTPALDEHAKKDGWTVVSMKDDWKSVFPAAQSEITAIDILLLPDATMIQHAEADNARLLGVFPKGFALDAAHHPHITMLQCFVRTADLDNVYAAEEKVFAAANVNAMKLEAVKLYYIPAGALGLAGIVAKPTPELLKLQKDIIAAAKPFMLETGPIGAFTAGHDNPAIDVALIQYVSTFDPNASGAKFNPHVSTGTAPKEYLDKMLAEPFKPFTFSPAGAAVYQLGPFGTAAKKLKEWELKP; encoded by the coding sequence ATGAAAACTATGCGCACACAACATCTCATTGTCGCTGCGCTCGTGTGCGCGCTGGCTCTTACCACCACCATCGCCCACGCCGCTGACGCGCTCCCGTCCTGGAATGACGGAGCAGTCAAGCAGTCTGTGGTTGAATTCGTGGCGAAGGTGACGAAGGAAGGCGGACAGGATTTTGTCCCGCCTGCCGAGCGCATCGCCGTCTTCGACAACGACGGCACCCTCTGGGCCGAGCAGCCGCTGCCCGTTCAATTGTACTTTGCGCTCGACCGCGTGAAGGCCCTCGCGCCGCAGCATCCCGAATGGAAGACCAAGGAGCCGTTCGCTTCGCTGCTCAAGGGCGATCTGAAAACCGCGCTCACGGGCGGCGACCACGCGCTCCTCGAACTCCTCATGGCCACGCACGCGGGCAATACCACAGCGGAGTTCGAGCAGATCGTCAAGGACTGGATCGCCACCGCGAAACATCCGAAGACCGGGCGGCTGTACACCGAAATGGTCTATCAGCCCATGCTCGAACTGCTGGCCTATCTGCGCGCGAACGGCTTTAAGAACTACATCGTCTCCGGCGGCGGTATCGAATTCATGCGCCCGTGGACGGAGAAAGTCTATGGCATCCCGCCCGAGCAGGTCATTGGCAGCAGCATCAAAACGAAGTTCGAGTTGCGCGATGGCAAACCCGTGCTCGTGCGTCTGCCGCAGTTGAACTTCAATGACGACAAGGCCGGCAAGCCCGTCGCCATCAACCAGCACATCGGCAGGCGCCCGATCGCCGCCTTCGGAAATTCCGTGGGCGACCAGCAGATGCTGGAATACACGCAGGGCGGCAGCGGCGCGCGGTTCGAGCTGCTCGTGTTGCACGACGACGCGGCCCGAGAATTCCCCTACGGTCCGGCGCGCGGATTGCCGAACGTCAAGCTCGGTGCCTTCACGCCGGCACTCGATGAGCATGCGAAGAAAGATGGCTGGACTGTTGTCAGCATGAAGGACGATTGGAAGAGCGTCTTCCCTGCCGCGCAGTCCGAGATCACCGCCATTGACATCCTGCTGCTGCCGGACGCTACGATGATCCAGCACGCGGAGGCTGACAACGCCCGCCTGCTCGGAGTCTTCCCGAAAGGCTTCGCTCTCGACGCCGCACACCACCCGCACATCACGATGCTCCAGTGTTTCGTCCGCACGGCGGACTTGGACAACGTGTATGCCGCGGAAGAAAAGGTATTCGCCGCCGCCAACGTCAACGCCATGAAGCTGGAGGCCGTCAAGTTGTACTACATCCCGGCCGGGGCGCTTGGGCTCGCCGGCATTGTTGCGAAGCCGACCCCGGAATTACTCAAGCTGCAAAAGGACATCATAGCCGCCGCGAAGCCATTCATGCTGGAAACCGGCCCCATTGGCGCGTTCACTGCTGGGCACGATAATCCTGCCATCGACGTGGCCCTCATCCAGTACGTGTCGACGTTCGATCCGAATGCGTCTGGCGCAAAGTTCAATCCGCATGTCAGCACTGGCACCGCGCCGAAAGAGTACCTCGACAAGATGCTCGCTGAACCGTTTAAGCCGTTCACCTTCTCGCCGGCGGGCGCGGCGGTTTACCAGCTCGGCCCGTTCGGCACGGCGGCGAAGAAACTCAAAGAATGGGAATTGAAACCCTGA
- a CDS encoding ParA family protein encodes MRLIAIINQKGGSAKTTTTVNLAAALGRQGRRVLVLDLDPQASASSWLGVKDGGRGLLDVFTGGLALSGLVQPSSAEGVEVIPSSAWLVGAEKALASTVEAESILRQRLAALKGPWHYILIDCPPTLGILVTNVLVAAKEVLVPVECHVMGLGGLARLLQAVEVVKERLNPDIKIAGILACRVDARTRHGLEVVEQLRSRFGPLVYDTMIRENVRLAECPSFCQSIDRYDPFCAGAVDYRKLSSDVIRQENGPMA; translated from the coding sequence ATGCGCCTGATCGCCATCATCAATCAAAAAGGCGGAAGCGCCAAGACCACCACCACTGTCAACTTGGCGGCGGCATTGGGCAGGCAGGGTCGGCGGGTGCTCGTGCTGGATCTCGATCCGCAAGCGTCCGCGTCGAGTTGGCTCGGCGTGAAAGACGGTGGGCGAGGCCTGCTGGACGTCTTCACCGGCGGACTGGCACTCTCCGGGCTGGTTCAACCGTCATCGGCCGAAGGGGTCGAGGTGATTCCATCTTCTGCGTGGCTGGTCGGAGCTGAGAAGGCTCTCGCGAGTACAGTCGAAGCGGAATCGATTCTCCGTCAGCGACTCGCCGCGCTGAAGGGACCGTGGCACTATATCCTCATCGACTGTCCTCCCACACTCGGTATCCTGGTGACCAACGTGTTGGTCGCGGCCAAGGAGGTGCTCGTTCCCGTGGAGTGCCATGTCATGGGTCTCGGTGGACTTGCGCGGCTGCTCCAAGCTGTCGAGGTCGTCAAGGAGCGACTCAATCCCGATATTAAAATAGCCGGCATTCTCGCCTGCCGCGTCGATGCGAGAACCCGCCACGGGCTGGAAGTGGTCGAGCAACTCCGAAGCCGTTTCGGTCCGCTCGTATACGACACGATGATTCGGGAAAACGTTCGTCTGGCCGAGTGTCCCTCGTTCTGCCAATCCATCGATCGCTATGATCCGTTCTGTGCCGGAGCGGTGGACTACCGGAAGCTGTCGAGCGACGTGATCCGACAAGAGAACGGACCCATGGCATAA
- a CDS encoding DUF3313 domain-containing protein encodes KNYQMVQSPGPDVMHVRIGITEAGKNVPVVDNLTAAYPAAMVLSKGKKYVSSTESFVGKASIEAEATDSQTGELLAAAVDRRGGGKYAWKSLHRWGDVEEAFTYWAKKFAWRACMMRGDATCELPKE; translated from the coding sequence CAAGAATTATCAGATGGTGCAGTCGCCAGGGCCTGACGTGATGCACGTCCGTATCGGCATTACCGAAGCCGGTAAAAACGTTCCGGTGGTGGATAACCTCACCGCCGCGTATCCGGCCGCCATGGTCCTGTCAAAAGGGAAAAAATACGTCAGCAGCACCGAGTCGTTTGTCGGCAAGGCGTCGATTGAAGCGGAAGCGACCGACAGTCAGACCGGTGAACTGCTGGCTGCCGCAGTCGATCGCCGGGGAGGCGGCAAGTATGCCTGGAAGTCGCTGCATCGGTGGGGCGATGTCGAAGAGGCCTTTACCTATTGGGCCAAGAAGTTTGCCTGGCGGGCCTGCATGATGCGGGGCGACGCCACGTGCGAGCTGCCGAAGGAATAG
- a CDS encoding arylsulfatase, whose translation MSRLLQWSVLVGAIALVAGALPAVAADKKPNIVVFWGDDIGQANLSAYTKGLMGYKTPNIDRVANEGMLFTDYYAEQSCTAGRSAFIMGQSVFRTGLSKVGLPGAAAGMQAEDPTIAEVLKPLGYATAQFGKNHLGDRDEHLPTMHGFDEFFGNLYHLNAEEEPELRDYPPAKDFPNFRAKFGPRGVLHTWANPDGTQKIENTGPLTKKRMETIDDDITAMSVAWIKKQQAAGKPFFIWINTTHMHFRTHEKPESVGQAGRWQSEYHDVMIDHDKNVGQVLAVLDELGIANDTVFFYSTDNGPHMNSWPDGGMTPFRSEKNSNWEGAFRVPAMVRWPGHIKPGTVSNDIVSHMDWLPTFAAMAGEPDLKEKLLTGYHVESPRKKTFKVHLDGYNLLPLLTGQVAQSPRKEFFYFSDDGDLLGLRYDNWKLGFAQQRAQGTLAIWSEPFVKTRIPMITNLRTDPYERSSITSNTYWDDLINHAFLLVPAQQYVGQFLGTFKAYPPRQKAGSFSMDQVLEMLQQPQK comes from the coding sequence ATGAGTCGTTTGCTTCAATGGTCCGTCCTCGTGGGGGCGATTGCGCTGGTCGCCGGCGCGCTCCCCGCGGTCGCAGCCGACAAGAAGCCCAACATCGTCGTCTTCTGGGGCGATGACATCGGCCAGGCGAACCTCAGCGCCTACACGAAAGGTCTGATGGGATACAAGACTCCGAACATTGACCGGGTGGCCAATGAGGGCATGCTCTTCACCGACTACTATGCCGAGCAGAGTTGCACCGCCGGACGCTCGGCATTCATCATGGGCCAGAGTGTCTTCCGCACCGGCTTGAGCAAGGTCGGACTGCCGGGCGCCGCCGCAGGCATGCAGGCCGAGGATCCCACCATCGCCGAGGTGCTGAAACCGCTCGGGTATGCCACCGCCCAGTTCGGGAAAAACCATCTTGGCGATCGGGACGAGCACCTGCCGACGATGCACGGCTTCGATGAGTTCTTCGGCAATCTCTATCACCTCAATGCCGAGGAGGAGCCGGAGCTGCGCGACTACCCGCCGGCGAAGGACTTCCCGAATTTCCGCGCAAAGTTCGGTCCGCGCGGCGTGCTGCATACCTGGGCCAATCCCGACGGCACGCAGAAAATCGAGAATACCGGCCCGCTGACCAAGAAGCGCATGGAAACCATCGACGATGACATCACGGCCATGTCAGTGGCCTGGATCAAGAAACAGCAGGCGGCCGGCAAGCCCTTCTTTATCTGGATCAATACCACGCACATGCACTTCCGCACGCACGAGAAACCGGAGAGCGTGGGGCAGGCGGGGCGCTGGCAGTCCGAATATCACGACGTGATGATCGATCACGACAAGAACGTCGGCCAGGTGCTGGCCGTGCTGGATGAACTGGGCATCGCCAATGACACGGTGTTCTTCTACAGCACGGACAACGGGCCGCACATGAATTCCTGGCCCGATGGCGGCATGACCCCCTTCCGCAGCGAGAAGAATTCCAACTGGGAAGGTGCGTTCCGCGTGCCCGCGATGGTGCGCTGGCCCGGTCACATTAAACCCGGCACCGTGTCCAATGACATCGTGAGCCACATGGATTGGTTGCCGACGTTTGCCGCCATGGCCGGAGAACCAGACCTCAAGGAAAAGCTCTTGACGGGCTACCACGTGGAATCGCCCCGCAAGAAGACCTTCAAGGTCCACCTGGATGGCTACAACCTGCTGCCGCTGCTCACGGGCCAGGTTGCCCAAAGCCCCCGCAAGGAGTTCTTCTACTTCTCGGACGACGGCGACCTGTTGGGCCTGCGCTATGACAACTGGAAGCTCGGGTTTGCCCAGCAGCGGGCCCAAGGGACCTTGGCGATCTGGAGTGAACCCTTCGTGAAAACGCGCATTCCCATGATCACCAACCTGCGCACCGACCCGTACGAACGGTCCTCCATCACCTCCAATACGTACTGGGATGATCTGATCAACCATGCGTTCCTCCTGGTGCCGGCACAGCAGTACGTTGGCCAGTTCCTCGGGACGTTCAAGGCGTATCCGCCACGGCAAAAAGCAGGGAGTTTCAGCATGGACCAGGTGTTGGAGATGCTCCAGCAGCCTCAAAAGTAA
- a CDS encoding META domain-containing protein: MKRTWLSVSIVAIALISPWEGVGRGEPLSTHQLTGVEWRVQELSGHSVASSVDRQQPFIIFDEAKKQASGYAGCNRFFGGYELEGVALRFGLIGATKRACPDLEEGVETEFFKALDATSGWRIVDGTLELLNGDLVLARLKKIQGP; this comes from the coding sequence ATGAAACGAACGTGGTTGTCAGTGTCGATTGTGGCCATTGCCCTGATCTCTCCATGGGAAGGGGTTGGCAGGGGAGAGCCGCTGTCAACTCACCAATTGACGGGCGTCGAGTGGCGGGTGCAGGAACTCTCCGGTCACTCGGTCGCATCGTCCGTTGATCGGCAGCAGCCGTTCATCATCTTTGACGAAGCGAAGAAACAAGCCAGCGGCTACGCCGGCTGCAACCGTTTCTTTGGCGGGTACGAACTGGAGGGAGTTGCGTTGAGGTTCGGCCTGATCGGCGCAACCAAGCGCGCATGCCCTGATCTTGAGGAGGGCGTCGAAACGGAATTTTTTAAAGCCCTCGATGCTACCAGTGGCTGGCGGATCGTCGATGGGACACTCGAGTTGCTGAATGGCGATCTGGTACTGGCGCGTCTAAAGAAGATTCAAGGGCCATGA
- a CDS encoding type II toxin-antitoxin system RelE/ParE family toxin: MEATPKELHIYVTEDGREPFSEWIASLRDIRARAKIRIRLDRVSLGNLGDCHAVGEGVQELRIDYGSGYRVYFGQEGATIVLLLCGGDKSTQSKDIETAKRYWNEYRRRL; this comes from the coding sequence ATGGAAGCGACACCCAAAGAGCTTCACATCTATGTCACCGAAGATGGTCGCGAACCCTTCAGTGAATGGATTGCATCTCTCCGCGACATCAGGGCTCGCGCAAAGATCCGCATACGGTTGGATCGAGTTAGTCTAGGCAATTTGGGGGATTGCCATGCCGTAGGTGAAGGAGTGCAGGAACTACGAATCGATTATGGCTCAGGCTATCGCGTGTATTTCGGCCAAGAAGGGGCAACAATCGTGCTGCTCCTTTGCGGAGGCGACAAAAGCACACAGAGCAAGGATATTGAAACGGCCAAACGGTATTGGAACGAGTACAGGAGGCGGTTATGA
- a CDS encoding putative addiction module antidote protein, whose translation MKKRTAYQPDLIESLRDAGEAKEYLNAALEEDDPELFLLALRNVAEAQGGVGQLAEKAKLNRESLYKMLSERGNPELRSLDALLHALGFRLAVTATR comes from the coding sequence ATGAAAAAACGTACAGCCTATCAACCGGATTTGATCGAAAGCCTGCGCGATGCAGGCGAGGCCAAAGAGTATTTGAATGCAGCCCTGGAGGAAGATGATCCTGAATTGTTCCTACTGGCATTGAGAAACGTGGCCGAAGCCCAGGGGGGCGTGGGGCAACTCGCCGAGAAAGCCAAGCTCAACCGTGAAAGCCTCTACAAGATGCTCTCAGAGCGTGGGAACCCCGAACTCAGAAGTCTCGATGCGCTCCTCCATGCATTAGGGTTCCGCCTCGCCGTAACGGCGACTCGTTAG
- the cax gene encoding calcium/proton exchanger — protein sequence MGLNLLLVFIPIAVGLDWYGANPVMVFAAAALAIIPLAGLMGRATEHLSTYVGATIGGLLSASLGNAPELIISGFALKEGLVDVVKASITGSILGNTLFSLGLSMIIGGWGRERQRFNPTVAGMSGGLLFVAAVALLIPAMFHFASGKEREVSMEIAVVLFVVYILSLVFTLKTHRQLLQPEPAASGVAESHEASHEASWSKGKSIGVLAGVTIVIAVVSEILVGAIEPASASIGMTPIFTGIIFLALVGNAAETMNAVGFARKDQMDLSFGIAVGASTQVALFVAPVLVFAGYLMGKPMDLHFTAFEIVAIVLAVAIVSRQTSDGESHWMGGVMLMAVYLMLAIGFFFLPA from the coding sequence ATGGGCTTGAATCTGTTGTTGGTGTTTATCCCGATCGCCGTGGGGCTCGACTGGTATGGCGCCAACCCTGTCATGGTGTTTGCCGCTGCGGCGCTCGCGATCATCCCGCTGGCCGGCTTAATGGGGCGCGCCACGGAACATCTCTCGACCTATGTCGGGGCCACCATCGGCGGCCTGCTGAGCGCGTCCCTCGGAAATGCCCCGGAGCTGATCATCTCAGGCTTTGCGCTGAAAGAGGGGCTTGTCGATGTCGTCAAGGCGTCGATCACCGGTTCGATTCTCGGCAATACGCTCTTCTCCCTCGGCCTGTCGATGATCATCGGCGGGTGGGGCAGGGAACGTCAGCGGTTCAATCCCACCGTCGCGGGCATGAGCGGAGGACTCTTGTTCGTGGCGGCGGTCGCACTGCTGATCCCGGCCATGTTTCATTTCGCGAGCGGCAAAGAGCGCGAAGTGAGCATGGAAATCGCGGTCGTGCTCTTTGTCGTCTATATATTGAGTCTGGTGTTTACGCTCAAGACCCATCGGCAGCTTCTTCAGCCCGAGCCTGCTGCGTCCGGCGTGGCGGAGTCGCACGAAGCCTCGCACGAAGCTTCATGGAGCAAAGGGAAGTCCATCGGCGTGCTGGCCGGTGTGACTATCGTGATCGCCGTCGTGAGTGAAATCCTCGTCGGGGCGATCGAGCCTGCGTCTGCCTCGATCGGAATGACGCCGATTTTCACGGGCATCATTTTTCTCGCGCTGGTCGGCAATGCCGCAGAGACCATGAATGCCGTGGGGTTCGCCCGCAAGGACCAGATGGATTTATCGTTCGGCATCGCGGTCGGGGCCAGCACGCAGGTGGCATTGTTCGTGGCCCCCGTGCTCGTGTTTGCGGGCTATCTGATGGGGAAACCCATGGATCTTCACTTCACCGCCTTTGAGATCGTGGCGATCGTCCTCGCCGTCGCCATCGTCAGCCGCCAGACGTCTGACGGAGAGTCTCACTGGATGGGGGGAGTGATGCTGATGGCCGTCTATCTGATGCTCGCGATCGGGTTTTTCTTTCTACCGGCATGA
- a CDS encoding DUF5132 domain-containing protein: protein MERIVSGIGSILRPIAKELIKGGIVLADNVAELASETGEKFKDLLAEAKSEMETSKTQAQATNQTDGKDGH, encoded by the coding sequence ATGGAGCGCATCGTATCAGGGATCGGATCTATTCTTCGTCCCATTGCCAAAGAACTGATCAAGGGGGGAATCGTTCTGGCTGACAACGTCGCTGAACTCGCCTCTGAGACGGGCGAGAAGTTTAAGGATCTCCTCGCCGAGGCAAAGTCCGAGATGGAAACATCGAAGACCCAGGCACAGGCGACGAATCAGACTGATGGAAAAGACGGTCATTAA